Genomic segment of Iocasia fonsfrigidae:
CTGTCTGCATAGACTGTAATCTCTACAGGTATAATCATCCCCGGTTGATCCGAGGTCTTTGCATTAAATGATTTACAAAACTCCATAATATTAACACCATGTTGACCTAAAGCAGGTCCAACTGGTGGAGCAGGATTTGCTTTGCCTGCCGGGATCTGCAATTTGATTTGTCCTATAACCTTCTTGGCCATTTTCCTCCTCCTTTCATCAGCTATCTATTATGATTTTTCCATCTGCGAGAATTCTAATTCAAGAGGGGTTTCCCTACCAAACATAGAAACCAACACCTTAGCTTTTCCCTGTTGAGGGTGAACCTCCTGGACTATACCAATAAATTCTTCAAAGGGACCATCTATTACCTTTACTCTATCACCCTCATTAAATTCAGAGGCGATTCTCTTATCACCCATACCCATACCTTTAAGGATACGGCTTGCTTCCTCCGGTTGTAATGGCAGTGGTTTAGTCCCACTACTTACAAACCCAGTAACCCCGGGAGTATTTCTTACAACATACCATGAATCATCACTCATTATCATCTCTACCAGTACATACCCCGGAAAGATTTTCTTGTTAACCACCTTTTCTTTCCCTTTTTTGCGTTCTGTTTTTTCTTCAGTCGGCACCAGGATTCTAAAAATCCTATCCTCCATACCAGTCGTCTCTATTCTCTTTTCCAGGTTGGTCTTTACCTTATTCTCATGACCTGAATAAGTATGAACCACGTACCAATTCTTTTCTGCCATAATATAAGGACCCTACAGTCTGTAGAATCCCCACCTCCCTAGTTACATAATAAACGGGGTTATAGATTTAGTTAAAATCAAATCAACGACCCCAATAAAGGCAATCAAAGCCAGTACAGTAACTACAACAACTACTGTATTAGATGACAATTCACTGCGATTAGGCCAGTTCACTTTTTTAAGTTCTGCTTTAACATTGCGGAAAAATCTGGCTATTTTACCAAAAAAACCTAGTTCAGCCATTACACTTCACCCCATTAAAAAAATATATTTATCTAAACAAAAAACAGCACTATTATTATTATTGCGTTTTTTGTAAGATCTATACAATTTCACACTATTTGGTCTCCCTATGAAGGGTATGTTCTTGACAGAACTTACAATACTTCTTGGTCTCTAAACGATCTCTATGTTGTTGTTTGTTTTTGGTAGTTGTATAATTACGGTTTTTACATTCAGTACATTCCAAGGTAATTATATCTCTCATTTACTGCCACCCCCTCAATATAAATGGGCCTATAATATATCTTCAGCCTTAATTAACTTATCACATTATTTTCCCAATGTCAATAATTTTTTAAGCATGTGCCTGAAGAAAGCACATGCTTAAATTTATAACAAGCTCTTTAATTGATAAGTTTAAAGGTTTTACTCAATAATATCGGTTACAACACCGGCACCTACTGTATGGCCGCCTTCACGGATAGCAAACCTTAAACCCTCTTCCATAGCAATCGGGGTTATCAGTTCACCTACCATCTCTATATTATCTCCAGGCATTACCATTTCTACTCCTTCTGGTAGAGTGATTATACCAGTAACATCTGTTGTCCTGAAGTAAAACTGTGGCCTGTATCCATTAAAGAATGGGGTGTGCCTTCCTCCCTCTTCTTTTGATAAAACATATACCTCTGCCTTGAATTTTGTATGCGGGGTTATACTTCCTGGGGCTGCTAATACCTGTCCCCGTTCAATATCTTCCCTCTTTACTCCCCTTAATAGGGCTCCTATATTATCCCCGGCTACTGCTTCATCTAACAGTTTCCGGAACATCTCTACTCCTGTCACTACTGTCTTTTCTGTATCTTTGATCCCTATTACCTCTACTTCATCTCCTGGATGTAGGGCCCCTCTTTCCACTCTACCTGTCGCTACTGTCCCACGCCCAGTTATACTAAAGACATCTTCAACAGGCATCAGGAATGGTTTGTCTGTTTCTCTTTCTGGTTGTTCAATATAGCTGTCTACCTCATTCATCAACTCTATAATCTTGGAGCCCCATTCCCCTTCCGGGTCTCCATTTTCCAGAGCCTTTAAGGCAGAACCTACTACTACTGGTATCTCATCACCTGGAAAGTCATATTCACTTAATAGTTCTCTAACTTCCATCTCTACTAATTCTATTAACTCTTCATCATCAACCATATCTGCTTTGTTTAAGAATACTACTATATTTGGTACTCCTACCTGACGAGCCAGCAGAATATGCTCTCTGGTCTGGGGCATTGGTCCATCTGCTGCAGATACTACCAGAATAGCTCCATCCATCTGGGCTGCACCTGTAATCATATTTTTTACATAGTCAGCATGTCCTGGACAGTCAACATGGGCATAATGCCTTGCTTCGGTCTCATATTCAACATGTGCTGTCGCTATGGTGATTCCTCTTTCTCTTTCTTCTGGTGCATTATCAATTGTATCAAATGCCCTTACCTCTGCTCCACCAAAGTTAGACAGTACTGTTGTTATTGCTGCTGTTAATGTTGTCTTACCATGGTCAACATGACCTATTGTACCGATATTTACATGTGGTTTTGTCCTTTCAAACTTTTGCTTTGCCATTCATCTCACTCCTTAATTTTAATGTACCAAAAAACTTAAAGATATATCTATCTGACTGCAAGGGATTATGTACAGCCATTTAACCACCTGACAGAGGTGGATATTTCCATGTGTTTTAAATATTATGTTTTTCTAAAAACATTTCTAATTTCCTTTTAACCCTCTGCAGTGCATTGTCAACCGATTTGACATGCTTGTCCAGAGCATCAGCTATAGACTGATATGATTTTCCCTCCAGATACTCCTGGAGTACATCTAATTCCAGCTGACTTAACATCTCTGAAATTTGGTTTTCGATAAGATTATATGTCTCATAACTTATTATTAGTTCCTCAGGATTAGTTAATTTGCCACCTTTTAAAACATCTAACAGGGTTCGATCAGATTCTTCATCATAAATTGGTCTATTTAAAGATACATATGAATTTAAGGGTTGGTGTTTCTGCCTAGTAGCTGCTTTGATCGCTGTGATAATCTGTCTAGTAATACATAGTTCAGCAAAAGCCCTAAAAGAAGCCAACCTCTCAACTTTATAATCACGTATAGCCTTAAATAACCCAATCATACCTTCCTGAACTATATCTTCCCTGTCAGCACCTACTAAAAAATATGACCGCGACTTAGCCAGGACAAAGTTTTTATACCTCTTTATCAAAGTCTCTTCTGCAAGTCTATCTCCATCCTGTACTAGATCAATTAGTTCTTCATCATTCATTTTGGAATAATCTTCATATTCGATTTCCTGCTGAATATTCCCCTGCAATAAGACCCCCCCCTTACCTTATACATTAATATTATACTTATTTAAACTAACTTAGTCAAGCCATATCTTTTTCAAGCACGCTGACGAACTATCTCATAGATTATTATCGCTGCTGCAACAGAGGCATTCAGTGAACCTAGTTCACCCAGCATAGGTATTTTTATCAAGAAATCACATTTTTCCCTGGTTAAACGCCTTAGACCCTGTCCTTCACTCCCTATAACAAGGCCAATTTTCCCCTTCAAATCAGCCTGATAATGGGCCTGCTGTCCTTGCATATCTGCCCCCGCTATCCAGAGTCCCTCTTCTTTTAATCTGTCTATTGTCTGGTTAATATTGGTGACTTCAGCCAGTCTTATGTGTTCAATTGCCCCGGCAGAACTCTTAGCAACAACCGGAGTCACTCCCACTGCTCTCTTTTCCTGAAAAATAATACCATGTGCACCAGCAGCATAAGAAGTCCTGATAATAGAGCCAAAATTATGAGGGTCCTGAATCTGATCCAGGATGATAATAAATGGCTGTTCATCCCTCTGGTAAGCATATTTTAAAATATCATCAACACTTACTAGAGTGAGTGTTTCACCTATTGCAATCACACCCTGGTGGGCATGGCTTAAAGCCAATTTATCAAGTGTATTCCTGGAAACCCTCTCAACTATAACTCCCTGACGGCGGGCCTGGGAAATAATCCAGTCTATTTTATCACCACTAATATCGTTTTTTATTAATATCCTGTCCAATTTGCGGTTCCCTTTTAAGGCTTCAATAACAGGATTCCTACCTTCTATTTTCGCCAAATCAATCACCTGCCTTCAATGTCAATATCTTATACATAATACATTATACTTATTATACCAATATTATAAGTTTTTTAATGAATTATTTAATTACCTGCCATTTTTTCCTTTATTAATTTGAGTGCCTCATTTTTAGTCATAATCTTCCCCCTACAGTCTTCATGCTGTAATTCATTTTCAGGACAGTACCCCAGTCTAACACAATTAGGCCCCGCATCAGCAAATAAGTCAGGGGCACTTTCTTTACATAAATTCAACATCTTTAAGGCAAGGTCTCTTATCTCCCTTTGGGCATTTTTACAACAGCGAATCCTGAACCAGTCCCGTAAGGCATGGGCATTCATACCAATTAAAGCCTTAAATTCAGTGGCCTGAGGTTTAACATATCTTAAATCTTCTTCAGGGAGCCCCTGATCCACACCAGTATTATACCACTCTTCTACTAGTTGAAAAATATCTTTGGAACCATACTCAAGGATTACTTCATCATTCCCAGCCGGTAAATATTCTGACAGCTTTGAGCCGTCTTTTAATTTGAATAAATTTACTGGTAATAAATTTTCTGCTGTAAAACCCTCAATATTATCTGGTATAACAATATCAAATGACCTTCTACCCGACTTCTCTGCCCGACCAGATTTGATCATATATGATGCCAGTCTCTTCCTGACTAACTGAACCTCAGTAACACGGGCATAGCCTTCTATTCCAAAGATAAAAAAGTCAAATTCTACTGCTGCTTCATGACCACTATTAATTATCCTTTTTACAAGTTCTTTCGAGTAATCAGAAGCAATAATCTCCTTAAGTGTTCTTTCCGAACGAACAAACCTGGCCGCTATATCCGTATATACTTTACCACCACCAGCAATCAACTCAACCTTACCATCACCAACATAAGCCTTATTCATTCCCTTCTTACCCCCTTTTAATACTGTTAATAAAGTAATATTATAATATAATTAAATACATCAGCTTTCTTAACTCAGACTATTTATTACACATAGTTAATCAATAAATTATTA
This window contains:
- the nusG gene encoding transcription termination/antitermination protein NusG, with the protein product MAEKNWYVVHTYSGHENKVKTNLEKRIETTGMEDRIFRILVPTEEKTERKKGKEKVVNKKIFPGYVLVEMIMSDDSWYVVRNTPGVTGFVSSGTKPLPLQPEEASRILKGMGMGDKRIASEFNEGDRVKVIDGPFEEFIGIVQEVHPQQGKAKVLVSMFGRETPLELEFSQMEKS
- the secE gene encoding preprotein translocase subunit SecE, whose translation is MAELGFFGKIARFFRNVKAELKKVNWPNRSELSSNTVVVVVTVLALIAFIGVVDLILTKSITPFIM
- the rpmG gene encoding 50S ribosomal protein L33: MRDIITLECTECKNRNYTTTKNKQQHRDRLETKKYCKFCQEHTLHRETK
- the tuf gene encoding elongation factor Tu, producing MAKQKFERTKPHVNIGTIGHVDHGKTTLTAAITTVLSNFGGAEVRAFDTIDNAPEERERGITIATAHVEYETEARHYAHVDCPGHADYVKNMITGAAQMDGAILVVSAADGPMPQTREHILLARQVGVPNIVVFLNKADMVDDEELIELVEMEVRELLSEYDFPGDEIPVVVGSALKALENGDPEGEWGSKIIELMNEVDSYIEQPERETDKPFLMPVEDVFSITGRGTVATGRVERGALHPGDEVEVIGIKDTEKTVVTGVEMFRKLLDEAVAGDNIGALLRGVKREDIERGQVLAAPGSITPHTKFKAEVYVLSKEEGGRHTPFFNGYRPQFYFRTTDVTGIITLPEGVEMVMPGDNIEMVGELITPIAMEEGLRFAIREGGHTVGAGVVTDIIE
- the sigH gene encoding RNA polymerase sporulation sigma factor SigH — protein: MQGNIQQEIEYEDYSKMNDEELIDLVQDGDRLAEETLIKRYKNFVLAKSRSYFLVGADREDIVQEGMIGLFKAIRDYKVERLASFRAFAELCITRQIITAIKAATRQKHQPLNSYVSLNRPIYDEESDRTLLDVLKGGKLTNPEELIISYETYNLIENQISEMLSQLELDVLQEYLEGKSYQSIADALDKHVKSVDNALQRVKRKLEMFLEKHNI
- the rlmB gene encoding 23S rRNA (guanosine(2251)-2'-O)-methyltransferase RlmB, whose protein sequence is MAKIEGRNPVIEALKGNRKLDRILIKNDISGDKIDWIISQARRQGVIVERVSRNTLDKLALSHAHQGVIAIGETLTLVSVDDILKYAYQRDEQPFIIILDQIQDPHNFGSIIRTSYAAGAHGIIFQEKRAVGVTPVVAKSSAGAIEHIRLAEVTNINQTIDRLKEEGLWIAGADMQGQQAHYQADLKGKIGLVIGSEGQGLRRLTREKCDFLIKIPMLGELGSLNASVAAAIIIYEIVRQRA
- a CDS encoding FAD-dependent thymidylate synthase, yielding MNKAYVGDGKVELIAGGGKVYTDIAARFVRSERTLKEIIASDYSKELVKRIINSGHEAAVEFDFFIFGIEGYARVTEVQLVRKRLASYMIKSGRAEKSGRRSFDIVIPDNIEGFTAENLLPVNLFKLKDGSKLSEYLPAGNDEVILEYGSKDIFQLVEEWYNTGVDQGLPEEDLRYVKPQATEFKALIGMNAHALRDWFRIRCCKNAQREIRDLALKMLNLCKESAPDLFADAGPNCVRLGYCPENELQHEDCRGKIMTKNEALKLIKEKMAGN